From the genome of Geminocystis herdmanii PCC 6308, one region includes:
- the cimA gene encoding citramalate synthase, producing the protein MNNKKVWLYDTTLRDGAQREGISLSLTDKLKIARQLDDMGIPFIEGGWPGANPKDVQFFLQLQEQPLKQAQIVAFCSTRRPNELPENDRLLKAILQANTQWVTIFGKSWDLHVTEGLKTSLEENLAMIQDTIEFLKSQGKQVIYDAEHWFDGYKNNPEYALLTLQSAIKGGAKWLVFCDTNGGTLPHEISQIVAEVVSKLDLNIDDPQSPQLGIHTHNDSGTAVANAIASVLEGVRMVQGTMNGYGERCGNANLCTLIPNLQLKLGFKCLEPEELTKLTQNSRLISEIVNLAPDDHAPFVGRSAFAHKGGIHVSAVARNPLTYEHIEPEAIGNERRIVISEQAGLSNILSKAKTFGMELQKDDPICREILQKLKTLESEGYQFEAAEASFELLLRSSLNQRKPLFAIKGFQVHSDISIENHIPYTHALATIKIVVDGEELLEVAEGNGPVSALDQALRKALIKFYPEIGNFYLTDYKVRILDGASGTSAKTRVLIESSNGKQRWTTLGVSTNIIDASYQAVVEGIEYGILMNVQCRM; encoded by the coding sequence ATGAATAATAAAAAAGTTTGGCTATACGACACAACCCTGAGAGATGGTGCGCAAAGGGAAGGTATCTCTCTCTCCTTGACGGATAAATTAAAAATTGCCCGACAATTGGATGATATGGGTATCCCTTTCATTGAAGGAGGGTGGCCCGGTGCGAACCCAAAAGATGTACAATTCTTTTTACAGTTACAAGAGCAACCCCTAAAACAAGCTCAAATTGTGGCTTTTTGTTCTACCCGTCGCCCAAATGAATTACCTGAGAACGATCGATTGTTAAAGGCAATTTTACAGGCTAATACCCAGTGGGTGACAATTTTTGGGAAATCTTGGGATTTACACGTTACAGAGGGCTTAAAAACCTCTCTGGAGGAGAATTTAGCCATGATTCAAGATACGATCGAGTTCCTTAAATCTCAAGGCAAACAAGTAATCTACGATGCTGAACATTGGTTCGATGGTTACAAAAACAACCCCGAATACGCCTTATTAACCCTGCAATCCGCTATCAAAGGAGGAGCTAAATGGCTAGTTTTTTGTGATACCAATGGCGGTACGTTACCCCACGAAATCAGTCAAATTGTGGCAGAAGTGGTAAGTAAACTTGATCTTAATATTGATGATCCTCAAAGTCCCCAATTAGGTATTCATACTCATAATGATAGCGGTACAGCCGTCGCTAATGCCATAGCTTCGGTGTTGGAAGGAGTGAGAATGGTACAGGGTACAATGAATGGTTACGGTGAGCGATGCGGTAATGCTAATCTATGTACTTTAATCCCTAATTTACAGCTAAAATTAGGTTTTAAATGCCTTGAACCTGAAGAATTGACCAAATTAACCCAAAATAGCCGTTTAATTAGCGAAATCGTCAATTTAGCCCCCGATGATCACGCTCCCTTTGTGGGACGATCGGCATTTGCCCATAAGGGTGGTATTCATGTTTCAGCGGTAGCTAGAAATCCTTTAACTTATGAACATATCGAACCTGAAGCCATTGGCAATGAGAGAAGAATTGTCATATCTGAACAAGCAGGGTTAAGTAATATTCTCTCTAAGGCGAAAACCTTTGGTATGGAGTTACAAAAAGATGATCCCATTTGTCGGGAAATTCTGCAAAAACTGAAAACCCTTGAAAGCGAAGGCTATCAATTTGAGGCGGCGGAGGCGAGTTTTGAGTTATTATTACGATCGAGCCTTAACCAAAGAAAACCTTTATTTGCCATCAAAGGATTTCAAGTCCATTCCGATATTTCCATCGAAAATCACATTCCTTACACCCATGCTTTAGCCACCATTAAAATTGTGGTGGACGGAGAAGAATTATTAGAAGTAGCGGAAGGAAATGGACCCGTTTCAGCCTTAGATCAAGCATTGCGTAAAGCATTGATCAAATTTTATCCCGAAATTGGCAACTTCTATTTAACGGATTACAAAGTGCGTATTCTTGATGGTGCTTCTGGGACTTCTGCCAAGACGAGAGTTTTGATCGAATCTAGCAACGGAAAACAACGATGGACAACTTTAGGAGTATCCACAAATATCATTGATGCTTCCTATCAAGCAGTAGTGGAAGGCATTGAATATGGTATCTTAATGAATGTACAATGTAGAATGTAA
- a CDS encoding DUF6930 domain-containing protein — MYNVECKNILFSPDIELLYKPMTSLPESTKHRLQRIPQIPHVWEGDRLPILGMMENLEPELASDGECIIWVDGSEGFVRSMEVTRNTTGPEAIVRALLKAIESPHNPATPARPQKIVVKDRELQFFLRGVLRDLDIIVDYQPELPLLDELWQNFQSIRPDLETKIAPELSGALIEEALNSIWEEQPWYILSEEEIITIEINHWGIENLYACVMGMLGQEFGVVLYRSIESLKSFRQRVLDLGESPDDEDLEATFLQQDCWFINFSQGENEKKTTDWDEFLESDVTPIFGSIHPYEGIRPLKEEEEVYPIYIAMKALGRFIEECEEELAEDDVEELISREYTLETPLEDSWLTVTVKTMPELTTEFRDMFEDDDDDYDDDDDDDDDGIRDDLIPAGTLVSLARIEQDIFLNYLYNKSLKNMPPEIFEKIKNKSKKDFLPVILLQTTRPKAQVIIERLKDEDGVLQITFNEGYDPYDDEEYTLGILKTQEENLYIFAQFLVEKGDSFPKRLQQWQKDVSKFHGYCGIVIAMGATGSSRGEPQRKDLLYLFYGELVDCKKLGLEKLVLQIEE; from the coding sequence ATGTACAATGTAGAATGTAAAAATATTCTTTTTTCTCCTGACATCGAACTATTATACAAACCCATGACATCTTTACCCGAAAGCACAAAACATCGATTACAGCGTATTCCTCAAATTCCCCATGTATGGGAAGGCGATCGTCTTCCGATTTTGGGAATGATGGAGAATCTTGAACCAGAATTAGCGTCGGATGGAGAATGTATTATTTGGGTTGATGGTTCGGAAGGTTTCGTTCGATCGATGGAAGTAACTAGAAATACAACAGGACCTGAAGCCATTGTTAGAGCCTTGTTAAAGGCGATCGAAAGCCCACACAATCCAGCTACACCTGCACGACCACAAAAAATAGTTGTCAAAGATAGAGAATTACAGTTTTTTTTGAGGGGAGTACTAAGAGATTTAGATATTATTGTTGACTATCAACCAGAATTGCCCTTATTAGATGAATTGTGGCAGAATTTTCAAAGTATTCGACCTGATTTAGAAACCAAAATTGCCCCCGAATTATCTGGCGCTTTGATTGAAGAAGCCCTAAATTCTATCTGGGAAGAACAACCTTGGTATATCTTATCGGAAGAAGAAATTATTACCATCGAAATCAATCATTGGGGTATCGAAAATCTTTATGCCTGTGTCATGGGAATGTTGGGGCAAGAATTTGGGGTTGTATTATATCGCTCGATCGAATCCCTCAAATCCTTCCGTCAAAGAGTCCTAGACTTAGGAGAATCCCCCGACGATGAAGATTTAGAAGCCACATTCTTACAACAAGACTGCTGGTTTATCAACTTCTCTCAGGGAGAAAACGAGAAAAAAACCACCGACTGGGATGAATTTTTAGAAAGTGATGTTACCCCCATTTTTGGTAGCATTCACCCCTACGAAGGCATTAGACCGTTAAAAGAAGAAGAAGAAGTTTATCCCATCTATATCGCCATGAAAGCCCTGGGGCGATTTATCGAAGAATGCGAAGAAGAATTAGCAGAAGATGATGTAGAAGAATTAATTAGTCGTGAATATACTTTAGAAACTCCCCTAGAAGATTCATGGTTAACCGTGACAGTCAAAACCATGCCCGAATTGACTACGGAATTTCGTGATATGTTTGAAGATGACGACGATGATTATGACGATGATGACGATGACGATGATGATGGTATTCGGGATGATTTAATCCCAGCGGGTACATTAGTATCCTTAGCGAGGATTGAGCAAGATATATTTCTCAATTATTTATACAATAAATCATTGAAAAATATGCCTCCAGAGATTTTTGAAAAAATTAAAAATAAATCAAAAAAAGATTTCTTACCCGTTATCCTCTTACAAACCACTCGCCCCAAAGCCCAAGTAATCATCGAAAGATTAAAAGATGAAGATGGAGTTTTACAAATTACCTTTAATGAAGGTTATGATCCCTATGATGACGAAGAATATACTTTAGGAATTCTCAAAACCCAAGAAGAAAACCTGTATATTTTTGCTCAATTTCTTGTGGAAAAAGGAGATTCTTTTCCTAAGAGATTACAACAATGGCAAAAAGATGTTAGTAAATTTCATGGCTACTGTGGTATCGTCATCGCTATGGGTGCAACGGGTTCATCTAGGGGTGAACCTCAACGCAAAGACCTTTTATACTTATTCTATGGTGAATTAGTGGACTGTAAAAAATTAGGCTTGGAAAAGCTAGTCTTACAAATAGAGGAATAA
- a CDS encoding M48 family metallopeptidase, with amino-acid sequence MFKFKKKILYPFISCTIALTLIFTNAKISYAIPWGDLIFRGIQVIQISNLSDQQEVQYGSQIRQQLLSQNNVRLYQNQELSRYVNQIGRRLVAVSSRPNLPFQFEIINNNEVNAFATMGGFIYLHTGLITTASNEAQLASVIAHEIGHVVARHSQKQIRQQAITQGLLTATGLNQTDVVRLGVDLAINLPHSRQDEYEADNLGLEMLKSAGYAPRAMVDFMQKLGQTSGRVPTLLSTHPNGLDRAIALDKKIPRSVAYNGDGLDAQEYQYRIRRLIR; translated from the coding sequence ATGTTTAAATTTAAGAAAAAAATTTTATATCCCTTTATTTCATGCACGATCGCCCTTACATTAATTTTTACCAATGCCAAGATTAGCTATGCTATTCCTTGGGGTGATTTAATTTTTCGAGGAATACAGGTTATTCAAATTAGTAATTTAAGTGATCAGCAAGAAGTCCAATATGGTAGTCAAATACGTCAACAATTACTATCTCAAAATAATGTTAGACTCTACCAAAATCAAGAGTTATCCCGTTATGTAAATCAAATTGGTAGAAGATTAGTCGCTGTGAGTAGTCGCCCTAATTTACCATTTCAATTTGAAATTATCAATAATAATGAAGTAAATGCTTTTGCTACTATGGGAGGATTTATTTATCTTCATACGGGGTTAATAACTACTGCCTCTAATGAAGCTCAATTAGCCAGTGTTATTGCCCATGAAATTGGTCATGTTGTAGCCCGTCATTCCCAAAAACAAATACGTCAACAGGCTATTACCCAAGGCTTATTAACTGCCACAGGCTTAAATCAAACTGATGTGGTACGGTTAGGAGTAGATTTAGCCATTAATTTGCCCCATAGTCGTCAAGATGAATATGAAGCGGATAATTTAGGTTTAGAAATGCTCAAATCTGCGGGTTACGCACCTCGTGCCATGGTGGATTTTATGCAAAAATTGGGACAAACTAGCGGTAGAGTGCCGACTTTACTTAGTACCCACCCTAATGGACTCGATCGAGCTATTGCCCTTGATAAAAAAATACCCCGTAGTGTAGCCTATAATGGGGATGGTTTAGATGCTCAAGAATATCAGTATCGAATCCGAAGATTGATACGCTAA